In Arthrobacter sp. StoSoilB5, one genomic interval encodes:
- a CDS encoding mannitol dehydrogenase family protein: MQPGIVHLGLGAFARAQTAVYTEDAMLAGGDFSWGIVGVTQRSATVARQLAPQDGLFTVVEKGECAAPLRVVSSIVETISGRDNPQDVVDRIAATTTRIVTLTITEKGYRFDPRTGSLDLADPEVQADLAGRPPLTAIGQIARGLQQRSRTGAGPITVLSCDNLPANGELTATLVRGFAAGLPDPERAPLLAWLDGNATFPSTMVDRMVPATTESDLDAVERELGLRDEAAVVAEPFKQWVIEDNFASGRPPWEDSGALFSTEVAAWEAAKLRLLNASHSMLAYLGLAVEKETINDAVAETALFKATRSMILTEALPAITLPEGLDGERYCEEVLRRFANPALGHTTAKVGSDGSQKIGLRLLPTLRGTFDAGREPRWATLAVAAWMYRVATAAPTDLNDPLAAQLQSALPATRTADTVVPALLGFRPIFDQDLARNERLSTLLLHWYRILHDAETIDDRLRSLGNEINHG, encoded by the coding sequence ATGCAGCCCGGAATCGTCCATCTGGGTTTGGGCGCCTTCGCCCGCGCCCAAACCGCTGTCTACACCGAGGACGCCATGCTCGCCGGCGGCGACTTTTCGTGGGGGATCGTCGGCGTCACCCAGCGTTCGGCCACCGTTGCCCGGCAGCTTGCGCCCCAGGATGGTCTCTTCACGGTCGTCGAAAAGGGAGAATGCGCCGCTCCGCTGCGCGTCGTATCGAGTATCGTGGAAACCATCTCCGGCCGGGACAACCCGCAGGACGTTGTGGACCGGATCGCCGCAACCACCACACGCATCGTCACCCTCACCATCACCGAAAAGGGCTACCGATTCGATCCCCGCACCGGCTCCCTGGACTTGGCAGACCCCGAGGTGCAAGCCGACCTGGCCGGCAGACCACCGCTGACCGCCATCGGCCAGATCGCCCGCGGCCTGCAGCAGCGCTCCCGCACGGGAGCCGGCCCTATCACTGTCCTGTCCTGCGATAACCTCCCGGCCAATGGCGAACTCACGGCCACGCTGGTCCGTGGCTTCGCGGCGGGCTTGCCAGATCCTGAACGCGCTCCCCTTTTGGCCTGGCTGGACGGAAACGCCACCTTCCCCAGCACCATGGTGGACAGGATGGTCCCGGCCACCACCGAAAGCGACCTTGACGCGGTCGAACGCGAACTTGGCCTGCGGGACGAAGCCGCAGTGGTTGCCGAACCGTTCAAGCAGTGGGTGATCGAAGACAACTTCGCATCAGGACGCCCACCTTGGGAGGACTCCGGCGCCCTGTTTAGCACCGAGGTTGCCGCTTGGGAGGCGGCCAAGCTGCGTCTGCTCAATGCCAGCCACTCCATGCTGGCCTACCTCGGCCTCGCAGTGGAGAAGGAAACCATCAACGACGCCGTCGCCGAAACCGCTCTCTTCAAGGCCACACGGAGCATGATCCTCACAGAGGCCCTGCCTGCGATCACCCTGCCGGAAGGACTGGACGGCGAACGGTACTGCGAGGAGGTGCTGCGCCGCTTCGCCAACCCAGCGCTAGGACACACCACCGCGAAAGTAGGTAGCGACGGCTCCCAAAAGATCGGACTACGCCTGCTCCCCACCCTCCGCGGCACCTTCGACGCCGGGAGGGAACCGCGCTGGGCAACCCTCGCTGTTGCCGCGTGGATGTACCGTGTGGCCACCGCCGCGCCGACGGACTTGAACGATCCGCTGGCCGCCCAGCTTCAAAGCGCCCTGCCCGCCACCCGCACCGCCGATACGGTGGTTCCCGCGCTGCTGGGCTTCAGGCCCATTTTCGACCAAGACTTGGCAAGGAATGAACGGCTATCGACGCTGCTGCTGCACTGGTACCGCATCCTGCACGATGCCGAGACCATTGACGACAGGCTGAGAAGCCTGGGAAACGAGATCAACCATGGCTGA
- the eda gene encoding bifunctional 4-hydroxy-2-oxoglutarate aldolase/2-dehydro-3-deoxy-phosphogluconate aldolase, with amino-acid sequence MADASSVLPISPVIPVVTIDDPQDAVPLARALANGCVNIIELTLRTGSALTSLKLIAKEVPDIVVGAGTILTPAQADEAVTAGARFLVSPGITPALLANMLSLEVPLLPGVATVGEVMTVMEQGLNTMKFFPAGPAGGPDYLAAISAPIPHVQFCPTGGITLGTAPHYLKLPNVSCVGGSWLTPAEAVAAKNWDRITRLASQAAALTSGQEG; translated from the coding sequence ATGGCTGACGCATCCAGTGTTCTACCCATCTCGCCGGTCATTCCGGTGGTTACCATCGACGATCCCCAGGACGCTGTCCCGCTTGCCCGGGCCCTGGCCAATGGCTGTGTCAACATCATCGAGCTCACGCTCCGGACCGGTTCCGCGCTGACGTCGTTAAAGCTGATCGCCAAAGAAGTGCCGGACATCGTCGTGGGCGCCGGCACCATCCTTACACCGGCGCAGGCCGACGAGGCCGTGACCGCAGGCGCACGGTTCCTGGTCAGTCCTGGCATCACCCCCGCCCTGCTCGCCAACATGCTGTCCTTGGAAGTCCCGCTCCTCCCTGGTGTGGCAACAGTGGGAGAGGTGATGACTGTCATGGAACAAGGCCTGAACACCATGAAATTCTTCCCCGCTGGACCGGCCGGAGGCCCCGACTACCTGGCAGCCATCAGCGCACCCATTCCGCACGTTCAGTTCTGCCCGACCGGCGGGATCACTCTTGGAACGGCGCCCCACTACCTGAAGCTGCCAAACGTCTCCTGCGTCGGAGGCTCTTGGCTTACCCCGGCGGAAGCCGTAGCGGCCAAAAACTGGGACCGAATCACCCGTCTCGCCAGCCAAGCCGCCGCACTAACCTCTGGCCAGGAAGGCTGA